In Marinobacter sp. F4206, the following are encoded in one genomic region:
- a CDS encoding LysR family transcriptional regulator, whose protein sequence is MKKDLKVSLGQVGDYEIRLLKVFEAVVESGGFSAAESELSIGRSTISTHIANLEERLDLKLCRRGRGGFSLTEEGIEVYELMKGLFSALEGFRSGVNALHVRLTGDLRVIASDAVCMEPQSRLPEAIASFSAAAPEVNVLLDVKALNDIERMVLNGEADIGLIPFHRQLSGLNYATLYADHFHLYCSRTHPLFDVVPSKDLRDKVLASKVVHAGIHTSPEVGSQLADMNKAAISYFYEARLAMILSGAYIGFMPDAYVENQVANGELKALIPETKHYSLEIAAITRTHGRGNRARDLFLEMLTQLTQTDPH, encoded by the coding sequence ATGAAGAAGGACCTGAAGGTCAGCCTGGGGCAAGTCGGTGATTACGAGATCCGATTACTCAAGGTGTTCGAGGCGGTGGTAGAAAGCGGCGGTTTCTCGGCGGCGGAAAGTGAATTGAGCATCGGGCGCTCTACCATCAGTACCCACATTGCCAACCTGGAGGAACGCCTGGACCTTAAACTGTGCCGCCGGGGACGTGGCGGATTCTCCCTGACGGAGGAGGGCATTGAAGTCTACGAACTGATGAAGGGGCTGTTCTCCGCGCTTGAAGGGTTTCGCTCGGGCGTGAATGCACTACACGTTCGCCTGACCGGGGATCTGCGCGTCATCGCCAGCGACGCCGTCTGCATGGAGCCCCAATCCCGGCTGCCAGAAGCCATCGCCAGTTTCTCCGCAGCCGCACCGGAAGTGAATGTGCTTCTGGACGTTAAGGCGCTAAACGATATTGAGCGCATGGTACTGAATGGCGAGGCGGATATCGGACTGATCCCGTTCCACCGGCAACTGTCCGGCCTGAATTACGCAACGCTGTACGCAGATCACTTCCACCTCTATTGCAGTCGAACGCACCCACTGTTTGATGTGGTGCCCTCAAAGGACTTGCGGGACAAAGTTCTCGCCAGCAAGGTGGTCCATGCCGGCATTCACACCAGCCCGGAGGTAGGCAGCCAACTGGCCGACATGAATAAGGCAGCCATTTCCTATTTTTACGAGGCACGCCTGGCCATGATCCTGTCCGGCGCCTACATCGGTTTCATGCCGGACGCATACGTAGAGAACCAGGTTGCCAATGGCGAGTTAAAGGCACTCATTCCGGAAACCAAGCATTACTCTCTGGAAATTGCCGCAATTACCCGAACCCACGGCCGTGGGAACCGGGCCCGGGATCTTTTTCTTGAAATGCTGACTCAACTGACACAGACAGACCCACACTGA
- a CDS encoding aldehyde dehydrogenase has translation MKTKAEWQTLSQQITFRNQAYIGGRFQPAVSGETFASVNPATEQTLADVASCDQADVDLAVAFARKAFESGVWSTKSPKERKEVLLRLADLMDQHRDELAVTDTLDMGKSISEMVNIDLPDSIDCFRWTAESIDKVYGEIAPTGGDTLGLISHEPVGVVAAITPWNYPLMMATWKLAPALAAGNSVILKPSEKSPLSVLRLAELATEAGIPDGVLNVLPGYGHTAGKALALHHGVDVLAFTGSSRVGGMLMEYAGQSNLKKVWLEAGGKSPMVVFDDCGDIEKAAQTAAASIFSNQGEICIACSRLYLQRSIKDQFLKALMEAASAYKGGDPLDPDTRMGALVDKAQLDTVARYIKSAMDDGATVLTGGMPEYIEGKGFYVEPTIIDGAKNGMRFVQEEIFGPVLAVCEFDDEAEAIALANDNRYGLGASVWTNNLSRAHRVSKQIQSGMVWVNGWGGGDSTMPFGGVKASGNGRDKSLHSIEKYTDLKTVWISL, from the coding sequence ATGAAGACCAAAGCCGAGTGGCAGACACTGAGCCAGCAGATCACATTCCGGAATCAGGCGTACATCGGCGGCCGCTTCCAGCCGGCAGTTTCCGGCGAGACCTTTGCGTCCGTGAATCCGGCCACTGAACAGACCCTGGCGGACGTTGCCAGTTGCGATCAGGCAGATGTCGATCTGGCAGTGGCCTTCGCACGCAAGGCTTTTGAATCCGGCGTGTGGTCAACAAAATCACCGAAAGAGCGAAAAGAAGTGCTTCTGCGCCTGGCCGACCTGATGGACCAGCATCGCGATGAACTAGCGGTCACCGATACCCTGGACATGGGTAAGTCCATCTCCGAAATGGTGAATATCGACCTTCCGGATTCCATTGATTGCTTCCGTTGGACCGCCGAATCCATCGATAAGGTCTACGGCGAGATCGCACCAACCGGTGGCGACACCCTGGGTCTGATCAGCCATGAGCCCGTGGGTGTTGTTGCCGCCATAACGCCGTGGAATTACCCCCTGATGATGGCCACCTGGAAACTGGCGCCGGCCCTGGCAGCAGGCAACTCGGTCATTCTGAAACCGTCCGAAAAATCTCCACTAAGTGTGCTGCGCCTGGCCGAACTGGCCACTGAGGCAGGCATCCCTGATGGCGTGCTGAACGTTCTGCCGGGCTACGGCCACACCGCCGGCAAGGCGCTTGCCCTGCATCACGGCGTGGATGTGCTGGCCTTTACCGGCTCCAGCCGGGTTGGTGGCATGCTGATGGAATACGCTGGCCAGTCGAACCTGAAGAAGGTCTGGCTTGAGGCCGGCGGGAAATCTCCGATGGTGGTGTTTGATGACTGCGGGGACATCGAAAAGGCGGCACAGACCGCTGCTGCCTCGATATTCTCCAATCAGGGTGAAATCTGCATTGCCTGCTCCCGGCTGTACCTGCAACGTTCCATCAAGGACCAGTTCCTGAAAGCATTAATGGAAGCGGCATCCGCCTACAAGGGGGGCGATCCGCTGGACCCCGACACCCGCATGGGCGCACTCGTCGACAAAGCCCAACTCGACACCGTGGCACGGTACATCAAATCCGCCATGGACGATGGCGCCACCGTTCTTACCGGCGGCATGCCGGAATACATCGAAGGCAAAGGCTTCTACGTTGAGCCCACCATCATCGACGGCGCCAAGAATGGCATGCGTTTCGTTCAGGAGGAAATCTTCGGGCCGGTACTGGCGGTGTGTGAATTCGACGACGAGGCCGAGGCTATCGCGCTGGCCAACGACAACCGCTATGGTTTGGGCGCTTCGGTCTGGACCAACAACCTGTCTCGCGCGCACCGGGTGAGTAAACAGATCCAGAGCGGCATGGTCTGGGTGAACGGCTGGGGTGGCGGTGACTCCACCATGCCTTTTGGCGGCGTGAAAGCCTCCGGCAATGGCCGCGACAAGTCGCTTCACTCGATTGAAAAGTATACAGATCTCAAAACGGTCTGGATCAGCCTTTAA
- a CDS encoding LuxR C-terminal-related transcriptional regulator: MRERISRINANDSWQKNVAVLIDHQRLRSFPAALEEFLSTLCFYDTFIMVAYKASLRPILLHPTAPEEQSDTLRLYINHAYVIDPLFHAIESGVAPGVIRLADIMPDSFKETEYFQTCYQDFGLVDEINLIIQLDDEVTCTLTLGRKAALDSIPRSELNTLNEFYPILSALVRQFWLSQSQEYLQYGRSHGPMKRALSTFASGVLTHREREITELILRGYSSQAIADQLKISVGTVKVHRKNIHNRLNTSTQAEIFTQFIAHLNSLDDY, encoded by the coding sequence ATGCGAGAACGAATCAGCCGTATCAATGCCAACGATAGCTGGCAAAAAAATGTCGCAGTGTTGATCGACCACCAACGCCTGCGCAGCTTTCCGGCAGCCCTCGAAGAGTTCCTCTCAACACTTTGTTTTTACGATACATTTATTATGGTGGCGTATAAAGCGTCCTTGCGCCCTATCCTCCTTCACCCGACGGCACCTGAAGAACAGAGCGACACCCTTCGGCTTTACATCAATCACGCTTATGTTATCGATCCCCTGTTTCATGCCATCGAGTCCGGCGTTGCACCAGGCGTGATTCGACTCGCCGACATCATGCCGGACTCGTTCAAGGAAACGGAATACTTTCAGACTTGCTACCAGGATTTTGGCTTGGTGGACGAAATCAACCTGATCATCCAGCTTGATGACGAGGTGACCTGCACGCTGACCCTTGGGCGTAAGGCGGCGCTCGATAGCATTCCACGAAGCGAACTGAACACGCTCAACGAGTTTTATCCGATTTTGAGCGCGCTGGTGCGCCAGTTCTGGCTTTCCCAATCACAGGAATATCTGCAATACGGCCGTTCCCACGGGCCAATGAAGCGGGCGCTAAGTACCTTTGCCAGCGGTGTGCTGACTCATCGGGAGCGGGAAATAACCGAGCTGATCTTGCGGGGCTATTCCTCCCAGGCCATCGCCGACCAACTGAAAATCAGTGTGGGGACAGTGAAAGTGCACCGAAAAAACATTCATAATCGGTTGAACACATCGACCCAGGCGGAAATTTTCACCCAATTCATCGCCCACCTGAACAGCCTGGACGACTACTAG